The following are from one region of the Novosphingobium aureum genome:
- a CDS encoding OsmC family protein, whose translation MSTNTASARYEGLGKQGKGSISTGSGALDAQPYGFATRFEDAPGTNPEELVAAAHAACFTMATSFALAKAGHEAGSLDTTCTVTLEKDGDGFAVTRSALKLTGHVAGIDEDAFVKIAQEAKASCPLSKLLNCEITLETVFEG comes from the coding sequence ATGAGCACCAATACAGCTTCCGCCCGCTACGAAGGTCTCGGCAAGCAAGGCAAGGGTTCGATCTCAACCGGCTCGGGCGCTCTCGACGCCCAGCCCTATGGCTTCGCAACCAGATTCGAGGATGCTCCGGGCACCAATCCCGAGGAACTCGTCGCCGCGGCGCATGCAGCCTGCTTCACGATGGCAACGAGCTTTGCGCTGGCCAAGGCAGGCCACGAGGCCGGCTCGCTCGACACCACCTGCACGGTGACGCTCGAAAAGGATGGCGATGGCTTCGCCGTGACCCGCTCGGCACTCAAGCTTACCGGGCACGTTGCAGGGATCGATGAAGATGCGTTCGTCAAGATCGCGCAGGAAGCCAAGGCGAGCTGTCCGCTTTCGAAGCTGCTGAATTGCGAAATAACCCTCGAGACCGTGTTCGAGGGCTGA
- a CDS encoding COG3650 family protein — protein MARYRPPFAPLRSLALVVCLALVACNGRDASLPGDAADHRPWQGIAPEDTIRFAGNEPFWGGNVTGQDMLYTTPDNPEGTTIAVRRFAGRGGLSFSGELASREGGESREVVLAVTPGACSDTMSDRTYPFVATLQLGDALRRGCAWTDAQPYSGGEN, from the coding sequence ATGGCCCGCTACCGTCCCCCGTTCGCGCCTTTGCGCTCGCTTGCTCTCGTGGTCTGTCTCGCGTTGGTTGCTTGCAATGGCCGCGACGCTTCGCTTCCCGGAGACGCCGCAGATCATCGGCCGTGGCAGGGGATCGCGCCCGAGGACACCATCCGGTTCGCGGGCAACGAACCGTTCTGGGGGGGCAATGTCACGGGACAGGACATGCTCTATACCACGCCCGACAATCCCGAAGGCACGACAATTGCCGTGCGCCGCTTCGCCGGTCGGGGTGGGCTCTCATTCAGCGGGGAGCTGGCATCGCGCGAAGGTGGCGAGAGCAGGGAAGTGGTTCTCGCGGTCACGCCCGGCGCATGCAGCGACACCATGTCGGATCGCACTTATCCCTTCGTAGCGACCCTCCAGCTTGGCGATGCGCTGCGCCGAGGCTGTGCCTGGACCGACGCGCAACCTTACAGTGGCGGCGAGAACTAG
- a CDS encoding DUF2061 domain-containing protein, whose product MPRDLAKTFSFLALHLVVGFSVAYAFTGSATLAGGIALIEPLVNAVVFFFHERAWRGEVSRSGDPDPGLLRALRHRHDHPIVA is encoded by the coding sequence ATGCCCCGCGACCTCGCCAAGACCTTCAGTTTTCTAGCCCTCCATCTCGTGGTGGGTTTCAGCGTGGCCTACGCATTTACCGGCTCGGCCACTCTGGCCGGCGGTATCGCGCTGATCGAGCCACTGGTGAACGCGGTGGTGTTCTTCTTTCACGAGCGCGCATGGCGGGGCGAGGTTTCGCGATCGGGAGATCCGGACCCCGGGCTTCTCAGGGCGCTACGTCATCGCCACGATCACCCGATCGTCGCTTGA
- a CDS encoding DUF4440 domain-containing protein, whose translation MSEIAIRARRAAFNRAIAEGDAAAIGPILARDCVMLTGTDSAVIAGRMAQVKVWKRDFAAADRMVYTRTPGEVSVSPVAPVAMEQGTWQGIGGDAEQVLASGLYSAKWREVRGEWVIEAEIFTTMA comes from the coding sequence ATGAGTGAAATCGCCATCCGTGCCCGCCGGGCCGCCTTCAACCGCGCCATCGCCGAGGGCGACGCCGCTGCCATCGGACCGATCCTCGCGCGCGATTGCGTGATGCTCACCGGCACCGATAGCGCGGTCATCGCCGGGCGCATGGCGCAAGTGAAGGTGTGGAAGCGCGATTTCGCTGCGGCGGACAGGATGGTCTACACGCGCACCCCGGGCGAAGTCAGCGTGTCTCCCGTCGCTCCCGTCGCGATGGAGCAGGGCACCTGGCAGGGCATCGGTGGCGACGCAGAGCAGGTACTCGCCTCGGGCCTCTACAGCGCCAAGTGGCGCGAGGTACGCGGCGAATGGGTCATCGAGGCCGAGATATTCACGACCATGGCCTGA
- the thiC gene encoding phosphomethylpyrimidine synthase ThiC has product MADINSRLEIGVTTGPIRGSRKIYVPAQANPSIKVAMREIDLEPSSGEPPVRVYDTSGPYTDPDAVIDISAGLPALRREWQLARGDVEGYEPREVKPEDNGQLGPDRSGGVPAFPTTLRKPLRAKAGGNISQMYYAKQGIITPEMEYVAERENLGRARLAQYNRSGESFGAAIPDYVTPEFVRDEVARGRAIIPSNVNHPESEPMAIGRNFLVKINANIGNSAVASDVASEVDKMVWSIRWGADTVMDLSTGRNIHDTREWILRNSPVPIGTVPIYQALEKVGGIAEDLTWDIFRDTLIEQAEQGVDYFTIHAGVRLPFIPLAAKRMTGIVSRGGSIMAKWCLAHHKESFLYEHYDEITEIMKAYDIAYSLGDGLRPGSIYDANDEAQFAELYTLGELTKKAWEQDVQVMIEGPGHVPMHKIKENMDKQLEACGEAPFYTLGPLTTDIAPGYDHITSGIGAAQIGWYGTAMLCYVTPKEHLGLPDRDDVKVGVVTYKLAAHAADLAKGHPAAQVRDDALSKARFEFRWRDQFNLSLDPDTAEEYHDQTLPAEGAKTAHFCSMCGPKFCSMKISQEVRDFAAKQNQPSTGFLAVEDAEKGMEEMSRVYKDKGNELYLPADEVTEPNKA; this is encoded by the coding sequence ATGGCAGACATCAATTCCAGGCTGGAAATCGGCGTGACCACTGGGCCGATCCGTGGATCGAGGAAGATCTACGTACCCGCCCAAGCCAACCCGTCGATCAAGGTCGCCATGCGCGAGATCGATCTCGAACCTTCGAGCGGCGAGCCGCCGGTGCGAGTCTACGATACCTCGGGGCCCTATACCGATCCTGATGCTGTGATCGACATCTCGGCGGGCCTCCCCGCGCTGCGCCGCGAGTGGCAGCTGGCGCGCGGCGACGTCGAGGGATACGAGCCGCGCGAGGTCAAGCCCGAGGACAACGGCCAACTCGGACCCGACCGTTCGGGCGGCGTACCTGCGTTCCCGACCACGCTCAGGAAGCCGCTGCGCGCGAAGGCCGGCGGCAATATCTCGCAGATGTACTATGCAAAGCAGGGTATCATCACCCCCGAGATGGAATATGTCGCCGAGCGCGAGAATCTCGGCCGTGCGCGACTTGCCCAGTACAACCGCTCAGGCGAGAGCTTCGGCGCCGCGATCCCCGACTACGTGACGCCCGAGTTCGTGCGCGACGAAGTGGCGCGCGGGCGGGCGATCATTCCCAGCAACGTCAATCACCCCGAGAGCGAGCCGATGGCGATCGGGCGCAACTTCCTCGTCAAGATCAACGCGAACATTGGCAATTCGGCGGTTGCCTCCGATGTCGCCAGCGAAGTCGACAAGATGGTCTGGTCGATCCGCTGGGGGGCTGACACCGTTATGGACCTTTCGACGGGCCGCAACATCCACGACACGCGCGAGTGGATCCTGCGCAATTCGCCCGTCCCCATCGGCACCGTGCCGATCTATCAGGCGCTCGAGAAGGTCGGCGGGATCGCCGAAGACCTTACCTGGGACATCTTCCGCGACACGCTGATCGAGCAGGCCGAGCAGGGCGTCGACTACTTCACGATCCACGCCGGTGTGCGCCTGCCCTTCATTCCGCTGGCGGCAAAGCGCATGACCGGCATCGTCAGCCGTGGCGGCTCGATCATGGCCAAGTGGTGCCTCGCCCACCACAAGGAGAGCTTCCTCTACGAGCACTACGACGAGATCACCGAGATCATGAAGGCCTACGATATTGCCTATTCCCTCGGCGATGGCCTGCGCCCCGGCTCGATCTACGATGCCAACGACGAGGCGCAGTTCGCCGAGCTCTACACGCTTGGCGAGCTGACCAAGAAGGCCTGGGAGCAGGACGTGCAGGTCATGATCGAGGGCCCCGGCCATGTGCCGATGCACAAGATCAAGGAGAACATGGACAAGCAGCTCGAGGCTTGCGGCGAGGCGCCGTTCTATACCCTCGGGCCACTCACGACCGACATCGCGCCGGGCTACGACCACATCACCAGCGGCATCGGCGCGGCGCAGATCGGCTGGTACGGCACCGCGATGCTCTGTTACGTGACGCCCAAGGAGCATCTTGGCCTGCCCGATCGTGACGACGTCAAGGTGGGCGTGGTGACCTACAAGCTCGCGGCCCATGCGGCCGATCTCGCCAAGGGCCATCCGGCAGCGCAGGTTCGTGACGATGCTCTGTCGAAGGCGCGCTTCGAGTTCCGCTGGCGAGACCAGTTCAATCTCAGCCTCGATCCCGACACCGCCGAGGAATACCATGACCAGACGCTTCCGGCGGAGGGCGCAAAGACTGCGCACTTCTGCTCGATGTGCGGCCCCAAGTTCTGCTCGATGAAGATCAGCCAGGAAGTGCGCGACTTCGCGGCCAAGCAGAACCAGCCCTCCACCGGCTTTCTCGCGGTCGAGGATGCCGAGAAGGGCATGGAAGAGATGTCGCGGGTCTACAAGGACAAGGGCAACGAACTCTATCTGCCCGCCGACGAGGTCACCGAACCGAACAAGGCATGA
- a CDS encoding transcriptional regulator, with translation MSAHELDPVLHPPARLQIAALLSSVSQAEFVKLRAVTGVSDSVLSKHLSALADAGYVSISKAAREGRQRTHASFTRAGRKAFAAHMAALQALVASAEKAGNLLDAAE, from the coding sequence ATGAGCGCGCACGAGCTCGATCCCGTCCTGCACCCACCTGCGCGATTGCAGATCGCCGCGCTGCTATCGAGCGTCTCGCAAGCCGAATTCGTCAAGCTGCGCGCGGTGACCGGGGTCAGCGATTCGGTCCTGAGCAAGCACCTCTCGGCCCTCGCCGACGCTGGGTACGTGTCGATTTCCAAGGCGGCCCGCGAAGGGCGCCAGCGCACCCATGCCAGCTTCACCCGCGCAGGCCGCAAGGCCTTTGCCGCACACATGGCAGCCCTGCAGGCCCTCGTCGCCAGCGCGGAGAAGGCGGGCAACCTGCTCGACGCAGCCGAATAG
- a CDS encoding SOS response-associated peptidase family protein, whose translation MPMLYRLDAPAPAVARAFATNSRDDPWSGGHVAPGGFAPVITAGREQVAGARPQTRQPRRMVPRLWGVPPPPSVHDAPTYGIASVRNLESPFWIGNLRNSEFRCLVPATSFMEWGRVSPTDGKRRQCWFACTDQPVFAMAGVWKDSEVPSFALVTCPANAELRAQGRETMPVILPGDAASHDLWLRGGWDRASALVQPYSSSLMRMVER comes from the coding sequence ATGCCGATGCTCTACCGTCTCGATGCCCCCGCACCCGCCGTCGCGCGCGCCTTTGCGACCAATTCGCGCGACGATCCGTGGAGCGGCGGCCATGTCGCGCCGGGGGGCTTTGCACCTGTCATCACCGCCGGGCGCGAGCAGGTCGCGGGCGCCCGCCCGCAGACCCGCCAGCCGCGCCGCATGGTGCCCCGGCTATGGGGCGTGCCCCCGCCGCCATCGGTGCACGATGCCCCGACCTACGGCATTGCCAGCGTGCGCAATCTCGAAAGCCCGTTCTGGATCGGCAACTTGCGCAACAGCGAGTTCCGCTGCCTCGTGCCCGCCACCAGCTTCATGGAATGGGGGCGCGTGTCCCCGACCGACGGCAAGCGGCGCCAGTGCTGGTTTGCCTGCACCGACCAGCCGGTCTTCGCCATGGCCGGGGTATGGAAGGACAGCGAGGTCCCGTCCTTTGCGCTCGTCACCTGCCCGGCCAATGCCGAACTGCGCGCGCAGGGCCGCGAGACGATGCCGGTGATCCTGCCCGGCGATGCGGCCTCGCACGATCTGTGGCTGCGTGGCGGCTGGGACCGTGCGAGCGCGCTCGTCCAGCCCTATTCGTCCTCGCTCATGCGCATGGTCGAGCGCTAG
- a CDS encoding phytoene/squalene synthase family protein — MASERATLVAAAHKAIRRGSKSFAAASRLFDRTTRERVWLLYAWCRACDDIADEQDHGRALEAAPPGTRLDPESRLATIRTLTELAMAGQKTGSMAFDALGQLMREVPITPAMIEDVVAGFALDADEWRPRSEVDMLRYCYHVAGAVGVLMAVVMGVPTDPADEAAQDTLDRACDLGLAFQLSNIVRDVWEDDAEGRCYLPVEWLVEADIPPGEVTKPHYRDRLVPMVAHACTLARGYEASARMGAARLAFRQRWAVLAAANIYGGIGREVERLGAHAWDHRVSTTKAQKLRFVASALSEARAQAPVAVERPGPSRRELAELARKR, encoded by the coding sequence GTGGCATCTGAACGCGCTACCCTCGTCGCAGCCGCGCACAAGGCGATCCGCCGAGGCTCGAAGAGCTTCGCGGCAGCCAGCCGCCTGTTCGACCGCACCACGCGCGAACGGGTCTGGCTGCTCTATGCCTGGTGCCGGGCCTGCGACGACATCGCCGACGAACAGGACCATGGCCGTGCGCTCGAGGCGGCCCCGCCGGGAACCCGGCTCGATCCCGAATCGCGCCTCGCCACGATCCGCACCCTGACCGAGCTGGCCATGGCCGGGCAGAAGACCGGTTCGATGGCCTTCGATGCCCTGGGCCAGCTCATGCGCGAGGTGCCGATCACGCCCGCGATGATCGAGGATGTGGTGGCCGGCTTCGCGCTCGATGCGGACGAATGGCGCCCGCGCAGCGAGGTCGACATGCTGCGCTATTGCTATCACGTGGCAGGGGCCGTGGGCGTGCTCATGGCGGTGGTCATGGGAGTGCCGACCGATCCCGCCGACGAGGCGGCGCAGGACACGCTCGATCGCGCCTGTGACCTCGGCCTTGCCTTCCAGCTCTCCAACATCGTGCGCGATGTCTGGGAAGACGATGCCGAAGGCCGGTGCTATTTGCCGGTCGAATGGCTGGTCGAGGCCGACATTCCCCCCGGCGAGGTGACCAAGCCGCACTACCGCGACCGGCTGGTGCCCATGGTGGCGCATGCCTGCACGCTGGCGCGCGGCTACGAGGCCTCGGCGCGCATGGGCGCGGCGAGACTCGCCTTCCGCCAGCGCTGGGCAGTGCTGGCCGCGGCCAATATCTACGGCGGCATCGGCCGTGAGGTCGAGCGTCTGGGCGCCCATGCCTGGGACCACCGTGTCAGCACCACCAAGGCGCAGAAGCTGCGCTTCGTCGCCAGTGCGCTGAGCGAGGCGCGTGCGCAGGCCCCTGTCGCGGTCGAGCGCCCCGGCCCCTCGCGGCGCGAACTAGCCGAGCTCGCCCGCAAGCGGTGA
- a CDS encoding TIGR00730 family Rossman fold protein, with the protein MKRLAVYCGSATPADPRYIELAREVGSTLAQQGIGVVYGGGRLGLMGALASSALAAGGEVIGVIPEALTGARGQGGEVANHDCTELHIVADMHERKAAFTRLSDGFVVLPGGVGTMDELWEAVSWAQLGYHEKPIGVLNAFGFYDGLLAFNRHMAEVGFVRPAHHGIIMAETELDLLLTRMRAHEPIVPIVKMDPKTL; encoded by the coding sequence ATGAAACGTCTCGCTGTCTACTGCGGCTCGGCAACGCCTGCCGATCCCCGCTACATCGAACTGGCCCGCGAAGTCGGCTCGACGCTGGCGCAGCAGGGTATCGGCGTCGTCTATGGCGGTGGCCGGCTCGGGCTGATGGGGGCGCTCGCCTCCAGCGCTCTCGCGGCCGGGGGCGAGGTCATCGGGGTCATCCCCGAGGCGCTGACCGGCGCTCGCGGGCAAGGTGGCGAAGTCGCCAACCACGACTGCACCGAGCTGCACATCGTTGCCGACATGCACGAGCGCAAGGCTGCCTTCACCCGTCTCTCCGACGGCTTCGTGGTGCTGCCTGGCGGCGTTGGCACCATGGACGAGTTGTGGGAGGCGGTGAGCTGGGCGCAGCTGGGCTATCACGAGAAGCCGATCGGCGTGCTCAATGCCTTCGGTTTCTACGACGGCCTGCTCGCCTTCAACCGCCACATGGCCGAAGTCGGCTTCGTGCGTCCCGCGCATCACGGCATCATCATGGCCGAGACCGAGCTCGACCTGCTGCTCACCCGCATGCGGGCGCACGAGCCGATCGTGCCGATCGTCAAGATGGACCCGAAGACCCTGTGA
- a CDS encoding phytoene desaturase — MKRACVVGAGFGGLALAIRLQSAGIETTVVEARDKPGGRAYVWERDGFTFDAGPTVITDPDCLRELWHAAGHDMADDVELMPVMPFYRLNWPDGVTFDYSNDEPALHREIARIAPQDLGGYDEFLRYAAGVWQEGYVKLGHEAFLDFSSMIKAAPALARYQAWRSVYSVVSSYVKDEHLREALSFHTLLVGGNPMKTSAIYALIHKLEKDGGVWWAKGGTNRLVAGMVALFERIGGKVRLGDKVVQIHTLGDLVTEVECESGWKERFDAVASNGDIMHTYRDLLSENRRGPAMAKKLARKRFSPSLFVVHFGLEGTWPGIPHHTILFGPRYKGLLDDIYEHGVLPQDFSIYLHHPTVTDPSMAPPGKSTFYALIPVAHKGKLPIDWDEVGPLLEKRVLAEVGRRLVPDIEDRIVTKFHYTPNNFEHDLAAWKGSAFSLEPLLTQSAYFRGHNRDDALRNLYLVGAGTHPGAGIPGVVGSAKATAKLMLEGLR; from the coding sequence ATGAAGCGGGCTTGCGTCGTCGGCGCCGGTTTCGGCGGGCTTGCCCTCGCCATCCGCCTGCAGAGCGCCGGGATCGAGACCACTGTGGTCGAGGCCCGCGACAAGCCGGGCGGGCGTGCCTACGTGTGGGAGCGCGATGGCTTCACCTTCGATGCCGGACCCACCGTCATCACCGATCCCGACTGCCTGCGCGAACTTTGGCACGCGGCGGGGCACGACATGGCCGACGACGTCGAGCTCATGCCGGTCATGCCGTTCTACCGGCTCAACTGGCCCGACGGCGTCACTTTCGACTATTCGAACGATGAACCGGCCCTCCACCGCGAGATCGCGCGCATCGCGCCGCAGGACCTTGGTGGCTACGACGAGTTCCTGCGATATGCCGCAGGCGTGTGGCAGGAAGGCTACGTCAAGCTCGGCCACGAGGCCTTCCTCGACTTCTCCTCAATGATCAAGGCAGCGCCTGCGCTGGCGCGCTACCAGGCCTGGCGCTCGGTCTATTCGGTGGTCTCGAGCTACGTGAAGGACGAGCACCTGCGCGAGGCGCTCTCGTTCCACACGCTGCTGGTCGGCGGCAATCCGATGAAGACCAGCGCGATCTATGCCCTGATCCACAAGCTGGAGAAGGACGGCGGCGTGTGGTGGGCCAAGGGCGGCACCAATCGCCTCGTCGCCGGCATGGTCGCGCTGTTCGAGCGTATCGGCGGCAAGGTACGCCTCGGCGACAAGGTCGTGCAGATCCACACGCTCGGCGATCTCGTCACCGAGGTAGAGTGCGAGAGCGGCTGGAAGGAACGCTTCGACGCGGTCGCCAGCAACGGTGATATCATGCACACGTACCGCGACCTGCTTTCCGAGAACCGTCGCGGCCCCGCCATGGCCAAGAAGCTGGCGCGCAAGCGCTTCTCTCCAAGCCTGTTCGTCGTCCACTTCGGGCTCGAGGGTACCTGGCCGGGCATCCCGCACCACACCATCCTGTTCGGGCCGCGCTACAAGGGGCTGCTCGACGACATCTACGAGCATGGCGTGCTGCCGCAGGATTTCTCGATCTACCTGCACCATCCCACCGTCACCGATCCCTCGATGGCGCCGCCGGGCAAGAGCACTTTCTACGCGCTCATTCCCGTTGCGCACAAAGGCAAGCTGCCGATCGACTGGGACGAGGTCGGGCCGCTGCTCGAAAAGCGCGTACTGGCCGAAGTCGGACGCCGGCTGGTGCCCGACATTGAAGACCGCATCGTCACCAAGTTCCACTACACGCCGAACAACTTCGAGCACGATCTCGCGGCGTGGAAGGGCAGCGCCTTCAGTCTCGAACCGCTCTTGACGCAAAGCGCCTATTTCCGCGGCCACAACCGCGACGACGCACTGCGCAACCTCTATCTTGTCGGCGCGGGCACGCATCCGGGTGCGGGCATCCCGGGCGTCGTTGGCAGTGCCAAGGCGACCGCCAAGCTGATGCTCGAGGGGCTGCGATGA
- the crtY gene encoding lycopene beta-cyclase CrtY, translating into MPALIVVGGGLAGALITLAMARWRPELRVELIEAGERIGGEHVWSFFASDVDEAHRALVEPLIASRWDGYDVTFPGYTRSLSTAYASVTSASLDAAIRDALPASALHTGVKVRALGTTWVELEDGTRREAGGVIDARGSHGLAHMAGGWQKFMGQTLRLAAPHGLTRPVVMDARVEQLDGYRFVYCLPFSQTQVFVEDTYYSDDPGLDLPVLRERIGAYAKARGWQVEAVDYEETGVLPVIARGDFARFWQGDVARAGVRAALVQPLTSYSLPDAVRFAAHLTTLDNLSGERLGRTSHDWAANHWREGRFYRMLSTMLFGAAPPQERWRMLARFYKLPEPLIERFYAGRSTLADMARVLVGKPPVPIGAAVAALAGRGRVLADLDPRGAGEVA; encoded by the coding sequence ATGCCCGCCTTGATCGTCGTCGGCGGCGGGCTGGCCGGTGCGCTGATCACGCTGGCGATGGCGCGCTGGCGGCCCGAACTGCGGGTCGAGCTGATCGAGGCGGGAGAGCGGATCGGCGGCGAGCACGTGTGGTCGTTCTTCGCCAGCGATGTCGATGAAGCGCACCGCGCGCTGGTCGAGCCACTCATCGCAAGTCGCTGGGATGGCTACGATGTCACCTTTCCGGGCTACACCCGCAGCCTTTCCACGGCCTATGCGAGCGTGACCAGCGCCAGCCTCGATGCGGCGATTCGCGATGCCTTGCCCGCCAGTGCCCTGCATACCGGCGTGAAGGTGCGCGCACTCGGGACGACCTGGGTCGAACTCGAGGACGGGACGCGGCGCGAGGCCGGCGGCGTCATCGATGCGCGCGGCAGTCACGGTCTCGCGCATATGGCGGGTGGCTGGCAAAAATTCATGGGGCAGACGCTGCGCCTCGCCGCACCGCACGGGCTCACTCGTCCGGTGGTGATGGATGCCCGGGTCGAGCAGCTCGATGGCTACCGCTTCGTCTATTGCCTGCCGTTCTCGCAGACGCAGGTCTTCGTCGAGGATACTTACTATTCCGATGATCCCGGGCTCGACCTGCCTGTTCTTCGTGAGCGCATTGGCGCTTATGCAAAGGCGCGGGGCTGGCAGGTCGAGGCGGTCGACTATGAGGAAACGGGGGTGCTGCCGGTGATCGCCAGAGGTGATTTCGCGCGGTTCTGGCAGGGCGATGTCGCACGTGCCGGTGTGCGCGCCGCTCTGGTGCAGCCGCTGACCTCGTATTCGTTGCCCGACGCCGTGCGTTTTGCAGCGCACCTCACCACACTCGACAATCTCTCGGGCGAGCGCCTAGGAAGGACAAGTCATGACTGGGCCGCAAACCACTGGCGCGAGGGGCGCTTCTACCGCATGTTGAGCACGATGCTATTCGGTGCCGCACCCCCGCAGGAGCGCTGGCGTATGCTGGCGCGCTTCTACAAGCTCCCCGAACCGTTGATCGAGCGTTTCTACGCCGGGCGCTCGACGCTGGCCGACATGGCGCGCGTACTGGTCGGCAAGCCGCCGGTGCCTATCGGCGCTGCCGTGGCCGCGCTTGCCGGTCGCGGCCGTGTTCTGGCTGACCTCGATCCGCGCGGCGCAGGAGAGGTCGCATGA
- a CDS encoding GNAT family N-acetyltransferase, protein MTEQELTVDLASLEDAPAIAEIFSHYVLESTATFETEPTSLDETRRRMQEITDAGYPFLVSRNDEGKVLGFGYAHRYGPRMGYLYSVETTIYVRPDSLGRGIGSSLITALIEECEARGYRQAFAVIASSEPASVVLHARAGYRPVGTLEGAGWKHGQWIDVFLMQRALGEGNETLPER, encoded by the coding sequence ATGACAGAACAAGAACTCACCGTCGATCTTGCTTCCTTGGAGGATGCCCCGGCCATCGCCGAGATCTTTTCACACTATGTACTGGAAAGCACGGCGACTTTCGAAACCGAGCCGACGAGCCTGGATGAGACCCGGCGCCGTATGCAGGAGATCACGGATGCGGGCTACCCCTTTCTCGTCTCGCGCAACGATGAAGGCAAGGTGCTGGGGTTCGGCTATGCCCATCGCTACGGTCCGCGCATGGGCTATCTCTACAGCGTCGAGACCACGATCTACGTTCGCCCGGACAGTCTCGGGCGCGGCATCGGCTCGAGCCTGATCACCGCCCTGATCGAAGAATGCGAAGCACGCGGCTACCGTCAGGCCTTCGCCGTGATCGCCTCGTCCGAGCCAGCCTCGGTCGTACTCCACGCCCGCGCGGGCTACCGTCCGGTAGGCACGCTCGAAGGTGCCGGGTGGAAGCATGGGCAGTGGATCGACGTGTTCCTGATGCAGCGCGCACTGGGCGAAGGCAACGAGACCCTGCCCGAGCGCTAA
- a CDS encoding MipA/OmpV family protein translates to MLHHRFHAFRRFAIGLAALGGGLAAPALAQDDFDGARPSPEDSILFRDNISVGVGAILMPSYEGSDDHVVTAFPIVRGRLGGVDINPRQGGIALDLLTDKRGQKVDFSAGPLVGIKLNRARRIKDPVVRAAGKLDMAVEVGASGGVRINRLLHRYDSLSFAADVKWDVAGAYSGMVWRPQVSYVTPLSPALLIAVQASARHVDDDYARYYYSVTPGQSSASGLPQFDAKGGWDKVNFGTIVTWDLSGDVRDGGFATFVLANYSRMLNDGADTPYTDLRGKATQLMGGVGIAYTF, encoded by the coding sequence ATGCTGCATCACCGATTTCACGCCTTTCGCCGCTTCGCCATCGGCCTCGCAGCGCTGGGCGGCGGGCTCGCTGCTCCCGCATTGGCGCAGGACGATTTCGACGGCGCGCGTCCTTCGCCCGAGGATTCCATCCTCTTCCGCGACAATATCTCGGTCGGGGTCGGTGCGATCCTCATGCCCAGTTACGAAGGCTCGGACGACCACGTGGTCACTGCCTTCCCGATCGTGCGCGGGCGTCTGGGCGGGGTCGACATCAACCCGCGCCAGGGCGGCATCGCGCTCGACCTGCTGACTGACAAGCGTGGACAGAAAGTCGACTTTTCTGCCGGCCCACTGGTCGGCATCAAGCTCAACCGCGCGCGGCGGATCAAGGACCCGGTGGTGCGCGCCGCAGGCAAGCTCGACATGGCGGTCGAAGTCGGCGCGAGCGGAGGCGTACGGATCAACCGCCTGCTGCACAGATACGATTCGCTAAGCTTCGCGGCCGACGTGAAGTGGGACGTTGCAGGCGCCTATTCCGGCATGGTCTGGCGTCCCCAGGTCAGCTACGTCACCCCGCTTAGCCCTGCGCTGCTCATCGCTGTCCAGGCCAGCGCACGCCATGTCGATGACGACTATGCCCGCTACTACTACTCGGTCACGCCCGGGCAGAGCAGCGCCAGCGGCTTGCCGCAATTCGACGCGAAAGGCGGCTGGGACAAGGTCAACTTCGGCACGATCGTTACTTGGGACCTGTCCGGCGATGTTCGCGACGGCGGTTTCGCGACGTTCGTTCTCGCCAATTACTCGCGCATGCTGAACGACGGGGCCGACACGCCCTATACCGACCTGCGTGGCAAGGCGACGCAGCTGATGGGCGGCGTGGGCATAGCCTATACCTTCTGA